The Yersinia intermedia genome window below encodes:
- a CDS encoding S8 family serine peptidase: MLQQNSNAGKLQLNAADLACARQLLEAHKESKDPGPMYDFLASKGDRYAILANGVARGDSIAGAMAIHNMESVGGRHNKPVTETDIKHIRYDMAHGYLDTQQKRLDDSPTGIIYGDIGHEQAAWFHNRVFGDHGLPAEAWTLTEVFNAMTEDSRPIYWEQTLSTGGRPFEELKHSFKTYQFMAYSSSFGPDDTQKSTRQWLDRMDSLPGYWALAKSSTSQLFSSDEEVAPVSTEMCPIDINITPTPQAVQRIADEDQARRDVTNGYLVNKPTHSFSFTDGSLDKTDFASVQMGAMASGGVRPGEVQLDPNIQPSRYLSDYYLERPSYMLPETGLFDAATLNGLSAQTTVNTYVDPLLLDLSGKGVSMTGIEDGVLFDTDNSGTLKRTGWAGPDTGMLVIDNGSGKIDNISQMYSEYYGGTAGVKGQPGEKRYQDGFAALASEDDDSNGAIDKHDPIWHKLRIWQDSSHNGRVDPGELKTLDDWGITQIKVNANAVEDNRQGNRVLARGVFVINGKLQEVLAVNFVSSPVSNTVTKRGNEGAIIRSVTDETTTTAYVHLADKGAALSANILKTNNIYGGSRDDILTASPKGSWLVGRGGSNTYIGKSGNDVFVISASDDPTRIRGNGGRDTVLIVGNKGVALNMARSGITIAQGGDGDDIIVSGGNNSVFIKGGSGNATLVGGGGNDVLAGGSGKNRIVGGSGKAVIYAGSQGDTIYAAEQGSIIHAGGGADRIYGNKGHDVIEAGQGNALIDGGGGINLVTLHGSYADYAITRTDSGYQIRDSVAGRDGTLTLKNIQKLNFADISAVDLNTNNIIPVDDVLSFSQTGRAIHRHWVQRIPAARLLANDLQFNDGTPGYLSSVGDAVGGTVKLNLQKDVIFTPDRTFTGVMSFKYQVKSATGDQAISVVDLSSGESALMRATVTLLTPDIPQDPLVAKQTYLNKINVIPVWSDYTGKGVRIGQFEPGGEFATGPEVFDIQHPDLAANVDPSWLETQKSAGTLPADVSNHATMVAGVMVAARNNIGGVGVAYDATLGGHYLSNDGADFTTLGKMSSYDVVNHSWGFKHDFALSNLSGSSVNLPNILNSTLQYAAENGRGGLGTIIVSAGGNQREQGGSAQGSLINNSRFGIQVAAVNALADLSTLQTRSAPFSNSGASLLVSAPGSQVLSSSNQLETERGAVFGAKYSTEQGTSFAAPIVSGIAALMLQANPNLGYRDVQQILALSARRVDDSGTQWRNNNAKNWNGGGMHVSHDYGFGAVDARAALRLAETWIPHQTGANQQVLENSYEYWHWGQLSAGETDSSYLTLGDSLNVEQVEVDFSANVGRLGDLTVRLVSPGGSESILLDRVGRKNTANGPHTTDTGSAISGDFNYTFMSTHHRGEKSGGNWQLAVKDASKGLPVRLNSWSLRLFGNKLNADDTYFYTDEFAAQVEEQPARALLDDAVNGTVGGRNTLNMAAISGNVVANLASGNAKLGRANLTLRSPEAIHNLFSGDGDDSLTAGGGGSLLDGGRGKNVLTGGTGKDAFVVRQRANGRDEIINFDANNGETIHLVGFSGLKFSELELMQLRTDTRISLPDKQSIIIKNRQVNTFGPQNFVFQNTFRAPVGYVDSTVLINDSVPAEPEQMGIMLNGGASGVSLTLGENGKMIASLAGTVYQRKDAEPGVFVVVPQEEQSDYRNTVRGFRHGIDKIDLSAVGIRSFSELTVTKRNAVIINGLALIQGVNVDSSAPNTEGESINLMYLDGLDVEQLDANDFIFSATEAMQADASVVYNDVAQLMTIMPEFTGSNPELTSVYPQLKMPQFLVHTLTASSYAP; this comes from the coding sequence ATGCTACAGCAAAATAGCAATGCAGGTAAGTTACAACTTAATGCCGCCGATCTGGCCTGCGCCCGGCAATTATTAGAAGCCCATAAGGAGAGTAAAGACCCCGGCCCGATGTATGATTTTTTAGCCAGCAAAGGCGATCGCTATGCCATATTAGCCAATGGTGTGGCCAGGGGGGATTCTATCGCTGGTGCCATGGCTATTCACAATATGGAAAGTGTGGGGGGCCGTCATAATAAGCCCGTCACTGAAACGGATATTAAGCATATTCGTTATGATATGGCGCACGGCTATCTTGATACCCAGCAAAAGAGGCTGGACGATAGCCCAACAGGAATTATTTATGGTGATATCGGCCATGAGCAAGCCGCATGGTTTCACAACCGTGTTTTTGGTGATCATGGATTACCCGCTGAGGCCTGGACGTTAACTGAGGTTTTCAACGCGATGACTGAAGATAGTCGGCCAATTTATTGGGAACAGACGTTGAGCACAGGCGGCAGGCCATTTGAAGAACTAAAGCATTCGTTTAAAACCTATCAATTTATGGCTTATAGTTCGTCGTTTGGTCCTGATGATACCCAAAAAAGCACCCGCCAATGGTTGGACAGAATGGATTCTCTCCCAGGCTATTGGGCCTTAGCCAAAAGCAGTACCAGCCAACTCTTTAGCTCCGACGAAGAAGTCGCACCAGTCTCAACCGAGATGTGCCCTATCGACATCAATATCACCCCAACCCCACAAGCGGTTCAGCGCATTGCCGATGAAGATCAGGCCCGGCGCGATGTTACTAACGGCTATCTGGTGAATAAACCCACTCACAGTTTCTCCTTTACTGACGGCAGTTTGGATAAAACCGATTTTGCCTCGGTGCAGATGGGCGCTATGGCATCGGGCGGGGTTCGCCCAGGGGAGGTTCAGCTTGATCCCAATATCCAGCCCAGCCGCTATTTATCTGATTACTATCTGGAACGACCCAGTTATATGCTGCCGGAAACCGGGCTGTTTGATGCCGCCACGCTTAATGGCTTATCAGCACAAACCACGGTAAACACTTATGTTGACCCGCTGCTGCTGGATTTAAGTGGCAAGGGGGTCTCCATGACCGGCATTGAAGATGGGGTGCTGTTTGATACCGATAACAGTGGCACGCTGAAACGCACCGGCTGGGCAGGGCCGGATACCGGTATGCTGGTTATCGATAATGGCAGCGGGAAAATCGACAATATCAGCCAAATGTATTCGGAATATTACGGTGGCACGGCCGGTGTGAAGGGTCAGCCGGGGGAAAAACGCTATCAGGATGGTTTTGCCGCGCTGGCCAGTGAAGATGATGATAGCAATGGCGCGATTGATAAACATGATCCAATCTGGCACAAATTGCGTATTTGGCAGGATAGCTCCCATAACGGCAGGGTTGATCCCGGTGAGTTGAAAACGCTGGATGACTGGGGGATTACGCAAATCAAAGTTAACGCTAACGCGGTTGAGGATAATCGTCAGGGCAATAGGGTGTTGGCGCGTGGCGTTTTTGTGATTAACGGCAAACTGCAAGAAGTGCTGGCGGTGAATTTTGTCAGTTCACCGGTGAGTAACACCGTCACTAAGCGTGGTAATGAGGGGGCAATTATTCGTTCTGTCACCGATGAAACGACCACCACCGCTTATGTGCATCTTGCTGATAAAGGCGCTGCGTTATCGGCCAACATTCTGAAAACAAATAATATCTATGGCGGCAGCAGGGATGACATCTTAACCGCCAGCCCTAAAGGCAGTTGGTTAGTCGGGCGCGGTGGCAGTAATACCTATATTGGTAAGAGCGGCAACGATGTGTTTGTTATCAGCGCCAGTGATGATCCAACGCGAATTCGTGGCAATGGCGGGCGCGATACCGTGTTGATTGTCGGCAATAAAGGGGTAGCGCTGAATATGGCGCGCAGTGGTATCACTATTGCGCAGGGCGGCGATGGTGACGACATTATTGTCAGTGGCGGCAATAACAGTGTGTTTATTAAAGGCGGTAGCGGCAACGCCACACTGGTCGGCGGTGGCGGTAATGACGTACTGGCGGGTGGCAGTGGCAAGAACCGTATTGTCGGCGGTAGCGGTAAAGCGGTTATTTATGCCGGATCACAGGGCGATACCATCTATGCCGCTGAGCAGGGCAGTATCATCCACGCTGGCGGTGGGGCAGATCGCATTTATGGCAATAAGGGCCATGATGTGATTGAAGCCGGTCAGGGCAATGCGCTCATTGATGGTGGCGGCGGTATCAATCTGGTCACCCTGCATGGCAGCTATGCAGATTACGCCATTACCCGCACTGACAGTGGCTACCAGATAAGGGATAGCGTGGCTGGTCGCGATGGTACTCTGACACTGAAAAATATTCAAAAACTGAATTTTGCTGATATCTCTGCGGTAGATCTGAATACCAATAATATTATTCCAGTCGATGATGTGTTGTCGTTTAGTCAAACAGGCAGAGCCATTCATCGGCACTGGGTGCAGCGTATTCCGGCTGCCCGCTTGCTCGCCAACGATTTACAATTTAATGACGGAACGCCTGGCTACCTATCTTCGGTCGGCGATGCGGTGGGCGGCACGGTCAAGCTTAATCTTCAAAAGGATGTAATATTCACACCTGATAGAACATTCACTGGAGTAATGAGTTTTAAATATCAAGTCAAGAGTGCCACCGGTGATCAGGCTATTTCTGTGGTTGATTTATCCAGCGGAGAATCCGCGCTGATGCGGGCAACGGTAACGCTATTAACACCCGATATCCCGCAAGATCCTTTGGTCGCCAAACAAACGTATTTAAATAAAATCAATGTGATACCTGTCTGGTCTGATTATACCGGTAAAGGTGTGCGCATTGGTCAGTTTGAACCGGGTGGGGAGTTCGCCACCGGCCCAGAGGTTTTTGATATTCAACACCCTGATTTAGCCGCTAATGTTGACCCCTCCTGGCTGGAAACACAAAAGAGCGCCGGAACATTGCCCGCCGATGTTTCCAACCATGCCACGATGGTGGCAGGTGTGATGGTGGCGGCAAGAAATAATATCGGTGGGGTGGGAGTGGCCTATGATGCCACTTTAGGTGGGCACTATCTCAGTAATGATGGCGCGGATTTTACCACCCTGGGTAAGATGTCCAGTTATGATGTGGTTAATCATAGCTGGGGGTTCAAACATGATTTTGCCCTGAGCAATTTATCTGGTAGCAGTGTCAATTTACCGAATATCCTGAACTCGACGCTGCAATATGCGGCAGAAAATGGCCGTGGCGGATTAGGCACTATTATTGTTAGTGCGGGAGGTAATCAGCGCGAACAGGGTGGCAGTGCGCAGGGTTCACTTATCAATAACAGCCGCTTTGGTATTCAGGTCGCGGCGGTCAATGCGCTGGCTGATCTTTCAACCCTTCAGACGCGTTCAGCGCCTTTTTCTAACTCTGGAGCCAGCTTGTTAGTCTCGGCTCCTGGTAGTCAGGTTCTTTCCAGCAGCAACCAGCTTGAAACCGAGCGCGGTGCGGTGTTTGGGGCTAAATACAGCACCGAACAAGGCACCAGTTTTGCCGCGCCGATTGTTTCAGGGATTGCCGCATTGATGTTGCAGGCTAATCCGAATCTGGGTTACCGCGATGTGCAACAGATCCTCGCCTTGTCGGCCCGTCGGGTGGATGACTCAGGCACCCAATGGCGCAACAATAATGCCAAAAATTGGAATGGTGGCGGTATGCATGTAAGCCATGATTACGGTTTTGGTGCAGTGGATGCGCGGGCGGCACTGCGTTTAGCTGAAACGTGGATCCCCCACCAAACCGGTGCTAATCAGCAGGTCTTGGAGAACAGCTATGAGTATTGGCATTGGGGGCAGCTCTCCGCTGGGGAAACAGACTCTTCATATCTCACTCTGGGTGATAGTCTCAATGTTGAGCAGGTCGAAGTTGATTTTAGTGCCAATGTAGGCCGACTGGGGGATTTGACTGTGAGATTAGTCTCGCCGGGTGGCAGTGAAAGCATTCTACTGGATCGTGTCGGCAGAAAGAATACAGCAAATGGCCCACATACTACTGATACCGGTAGTGCTATTTCAGGTGATTTTAACTATACCTTTATGTCCACACATCATCGTGGCGAGAAATCTGGCGGGAACTGGCAATTAGCGGTTAAAGATGCCAGCAAGGGGTTACCTGTCAGGCTGAATAGTTGGTCATTACGATTGTTTGGCAACAAGCTGAATGCAGATGATACCTATTTTTATACTGACGAATTTGCCGCTCAAGTAGAAGAACAACCAGCACGAGCATTGCTTGATGATGCGGTAAATGGCACGGTAGGTGGGCGTAATACGTTGAATATGGCGGCGATCTCCGGCAATGTTGTAGCTAACTTAGCCAGCGGAAACGCTAAGTTAGGCAGGGCTAATCTGACGCTTCGCTCGCCAGAGGCTATCCATAATTTGTTCAGTGGTGATGGTGACGATAGCCTCACAGCAGGTGGTGGTGGTAGCTTGCTCGACGGTGGGCGGGGCAAAAATGTGCTAACAGGGGGCACAGGTAAAGACGCTTTTGTGGTTCGTCAGCGCGCCAATGGCCGGGATGAGATAATCAATTTTGATGCCAACAATGGAGAAACTATCCATCTGGTGGGTTTTTCTGGTTTAAAATTTAGTGAGTTAGAGTTGATGCAATTGCGGACCGACACCCGAATCTCACTGCCAGATAAGCAAAGTATTATTATCAAAAATCGACAAGTTAATACGTTCGGGCCACAAAATTTTGTCTTTCAGAATACCTTTAGGGCTCCTGTCGGCTATGTAGACAGCACGGTATTGATAAATGACTCAGTGCCAGCAGAACCCGAGCAAATGGGTATTATGCTCAACGGAGGGGCCAGTGGCGTCAGTTTAACGCTTGGGGAAAATGGTAAAATGATTGCCTCACTCGCGGGAACGGTCTATCAGCGCAAGGATGCAGAGCCTGGTGTGTTTGTGGTGGTTCCCCAAGAGGAACAGTCGGATTATCGCAATACTGTGCGGGGGTTCCGACATGGTATTGATAAAATTGATTTGAGTGCCGTGGGGATTCGGAGTTTTAGTGAATTAACGGTGACGAAAAGAAACGCGGTGATTATTAATGGGCTTGCACTTATCCAAGGAGTAAATGTTGACTCTTCAGCACCCAACACTGAAGGGGAGAGTATCAACCTGATGTATTTGGATGGGTTGGATGTTGAGCAACTCGATGCGAATGATTTTATTTTTTCAGCCACCGAAGCCATGCAGGCGGATGCTTCAGTCGTTTATAACGATGTGGCACAACTGATGACTATCATGCCTGAATTTACTGGCTCTAACCCAGAATTAACCAGCGTTTATCCACAGCTTAAAATGCCTCAGTTCCTGGTTCATACCCTGACTGCAAGCAGCTATGCGCCATGA
- the eco gene encoding serine protease inhibitor ecotin yields the protein MKKLSIAITSLLMAVSVSTMAATPQPLDPQQPLDKIAPYPQPEKGMSRQVIFLEPQQDETRFKVELLIGKTLEVDCNRHMLGGTLETRTLSGWGFDYLVMDKISPPASTMMACPDNRRHPQFVAANLGDAAMQRYNSRLPIVVYVPKGVDVKYRIWEAGKDIRNAQVK from the coding sequence ATGAAAAAACTGTCAATCGCAATAACCAGTCTGCTAATGGCAGTATCGGTCAGTACCATGGCGGCGACACCTCAGCCACTCGACCCGCAGCAGCCGTTAGATAAAATTGCACCGTACCCGCAGCCTGAAAAAGGCATGAGCCGTCAGGTTATTTTCCTTGAACCGCAGCAAGATGAAACCCGCTTTAAAGTGGAGTTGTTAATTGGTAAGACGCTGGAAGTTGACTGCAACCGCCATATGCTCGGCGGCACGCTGGAAACCAGAACCTTATCTGGCTGGGGCTTTGACTATCTGGTGATGGATAAAATCTCACCACCAGCTTCGACGATGATGGCATGCCCGGATAACCGCCGCCATCCACAATTTGTCGCCGCTAATTTGGGGGACGCCGCTATGCAGCGCTACAACAGCCGCCTGCCGATCGTGGTTTATGTACCCAAAGGAGTTGATGTGAAATACCGCATTTGGGAAGCAGGCAAAGATATAAGAAACGCACAAGTAAAATAA
- the yfaE gene encoding class I ribonucleotide reductase maintenance protein YfaE, whose translation MKSIIKLSTTGVQLNRPADSRNLLETLEHHQVQIEYQCRSGYCGSCRLRLLKGEVSYHQQPLAFIQRGEILPCCCQAVGDIEIEL comes from the coding sequence ATGAAATCCATTATCAAGTTGAGCACCACCGGTGTTCAACTTAACCGCCCTGCTGATAGCCGCAATCTGCTGGAAACCCTCGAACACCATCAGGTACAGATCGAATACCAATGCCGCTCTGGCTATTGCGGCTCTTGCCGCCTGCGATTACTAAAAGGCGAAGTTAGCTATCATCAGCAACCACTGGCCTTTATTCAGCGCGGTGAAATTCTGCCCTGTTGTTGCCAGGCTGTGGGTGATATTGAAATAGAGCTTTAA
- the nrdB gene encoding class Ia ribonucleoside-diphosphate reductase subunit beta, with protein MAYTTFSQNKNNQLLEPMFFGQSVNVARFDQQKHAIFEKLIEKQLSFFWRPEEIDVSRDRIDYNALPDHEKHIFISNLKYQTLLDSIQGRSPNVALLPLISIPELETWVETWSFSETIHSRSYTHIIRNIVNDPSIVFDDIVTNEEILKRAKDISAYYDDLIEMTSYYHLLGEGTHQVNGKTVIVNLHELKKQLYLCLMSVNALEAIRFYVSFACSFAFAERELMEGNAKIIKMIARDEALHLTGTQHILNLMRSGEDDPEMAEIAIECQQQCYDLFVLAAQQEKEWAEYLFRDGSMIGLNKEILCQYVEYITNIRMQAVGLGVPFATRTNPIPWINSWLVSDNVQVAPQEVEVSSYLVGQIDSEVSADDLSDFEL; from the coding sequence ATGGCCTATACCACTTTTTCGCAAAATAAAAATAACCAGTTGCTCGAACCGATGTTCTTTGGTCAATCCGTTAACGTGGCGCGTTTCGACCAGCAAAAACACGCTATTTTCGAAAAACTGATTGAGAAGCAATTGTCATTTTTCTGGCGTCCAGAAGAGATAGATGTCTCCCGTGATCGTATCGATTACAACGCACTGCCAGATCATGAAAAACACATTTTTATCAGCAACCTGAAATACCAGACCTTGCTGGACTCAATTCAGGGCCGCAGCCCTAACGTTGCCTTACTGCCGCTTATCTCAATTCCAGAGTTGGAAACCTGGGTGGAAACCTGGTCATTCTCAGAAACTATCCACTCACGCTCGTACACCCATATCATCCGCAATATTGTGAACGACCCGTCGATAGTTTTCGATGATATCGTGACTAACGAAGAGATCCTCAAACGCGCGAAAGATATCTCAGCCTATTATGATGATTTGATCGAAATGACCAGCTATTACCACCTGTTGGGGGAAGGTACCCATCAAGTTAATGGTAAAACTGTCATCGTCAATTTGCATGAGCTGAAAAAACAGCTTTACCTGTGTCTGATGAGCGTCAATGCGCTGGAAGCCATCCGTTTTTATGTCAGTTTCGCCTGCTCCTTTGCTTTTGCAGAGCGCGAATTGATGGAAGGCAATGCCAAAATCATCAAAATGATTGCCCGCGATGAAGCCCTGCATTTAACCGGTACCCAACATATTCTTAATTTGATGCGTTCTGGCGAAGATGACCCGGAAATGGCCGAAATTGCCATAGAGTGCCAACAGCAGTGTTATGACCTGTTCGTTCTGGCTGCCCAACAAGAGAAAGAGTGGGCTGAATATCTGTTCCGTGACGGTTCCATGATTGGTCTGAACAAAGAGATTCTGTGTCAGTACGTAGAGTACATCACCAATATCCGCATGCAGGCTGTGGGGCTGGGTGTGCCGTTTGCTACTCGAACCAACCCTATTCCGTGGATCAACTCTTGGTTAGTGTCTGATAACGTGCAGGTGGCACCGCAGGAAGTTGAAGTCAGCTCTTATCTGGTCGGTCAGATCGATTCAGAAGTCAGTGCTGACGACCTGAGTGATTTCGAGCTGTAA
- the nrdA gene encoding class 1a ribonucleoside-diphosphate reductase subunit alpha codes for MNQSLLVTKRDGSKERINLDKIHRVIDWAAEGLHNVSVSQVELRSHIQFYDGIKTADIHETIIKAAADLISRDAPDYQYLAARLAIFHLRKKAYGQFEPPKLFDHVSKMVEMGKYDKHLLEDYTAEEFEQMDTFIDHWRDMNFSYAAVKQLEGKYLVQNRVSGEIYESAQFLYILVSACLFSNYPRETRLDYVKRFYDAVSTFKISLPTPIMSGVRTPTRQFSSCVLIECGDSLDSINATSSAIVKYVSQRAGIGINAGRIRALGSPIRGGEAFHTGCIPFYKHFQTAVKSCSQGGVRGGAATLFYPMWHLEVESLLVLKNNRGVEGNRVRHMDYGVQINKLMYQRLLKGEDITLFSPSDVPGLYDAFFADQDEFERLYTQYEQDSSIRKQRVKAVELFSLMMQERASTGRIYIQNVDHCNTHSPFDPKIAPVRQSNLCLEIALPTKPLNDINDENGEIALCTLSAFNLGAIDSLDDLEELAVLAVRALDALLDYQDYPIAAAQRGAMGRRTLGIGVINFAYYLAKNGVRYSDGSANNLTHRTFEAIQYYLLKASNALAREQGACQWFNETTYSQGILPIDTYKKDLDTISNEPLHYDWETLRNDIKTHGLRNSTLSALMPSETSSQISNATNGIEPPRGYVSIKASKDGILRQVVPEYERLKDAYELLWDMPNNDGYLQLVGLMQKFVDQAISANTNYDPTRFPSGKVPMKQLLKDLLTTYKFGVKTLYYQNTRDGADDVQEDIQSQPGDDDCEGGACKI; via the coding sequence ATGAACCAAAGCCTACTTGTTACTAAACGCGATGGCAGCAAAGAACGCATCAATCTGGATAAAATCCACCGGGTCATCGACTGGGCCGCAGAAGGTTTACATAACGTCTCGGTATCTCAAGTAGAATTGCGTTCACATATTCAGTTTTATGATGGCATTAAGACTGCCGATATCCATGAAACCATTATTAAAGCAGCGGCCGATCTTATCTCGCGCGATGCACCTGACTATCAGTATCTGGCCGCCCGTCTGGCTATTTTCCATTTGCGCAAAAAAGCCTACGGCCAGTTTGAACCGCCGAAACTGTTCGATCATGTATCGAAAATGGTGGAGATGGGTAAATACGACAAGCATCTGCTGGAAGATTACACCGCAGAAGAATTCGAACAGATGGACACTTTCATCGACCATTGGCGCGATATGAACTTCTCCTACGCTGCCGTTAAGCAGTTGGAGGGTAAATATCTGGTGCAGAACCGCGTCAGCGGTGAGATCTATGAAAGTGCCCAATTCCTGTACATTCTGGTTTCCGCCTGCCTGTTCTCGAACTATCCGCGTGAAACTCGCCTGGATTACGTGAAACGCTTCTATGATGCCGTTTCCACCTTTAAGATCTCACTGCCAACACCGATTATGTCAGGGGTGCGTACCCCAACTCGTCAGTTCAGCTCTTGTGTGTTGATCGAGTGCGGTGACAGCCTGGACTCTATCAATGCCACCTCCAGTGCCATTGTTAAATATGTGTCACAGCGTGCCGGTATCGGTATCAATGCGGGTCGTATCCGTGCGTTAGGTAGCCCAATCCGTGGTGGTGAAGCCTTCCATACTGGTTGTATTCCGTTCTATAAGCATTTCCAGACGGCGGTAAAATCCTGTTCACAAGGTGGTGTGCGCGGTGGCGCGGCCACGTTGTTCTACCCGATGTGGCATCTGGAAGTTGAAAGCCTGCTGGTGTTGAAGAACAACCGTGGTGTTGAAGGCAACCGCGTGCGCCATATGGATTACGGCGTCCAAATCAACAAGCTGATGTATCAACGCCTGCTAAAAGGTGAAGACATCACCCTGTTTAGCCCATCGGATGTACCGGGATTGTATGACGCGTTCTTCGCCGATCAGGATGAGTTTGAACGCCTTTATACCCAATACGAGCAAGACAGCAGCATCCGTAAGCAACGGGTAAAAGCGGTTGAGTTATTCTCTCTGATGATGCAAGAGCGTGCTTCGACCGGTCGTATCTATATCCAGAACGTTGACCACTGCAACACCCACAGCCCGTTTGATCCGAAAATTGCCCCTGTGCGGCAGTCAAACCTGTGTCTGGAAATTGCATTGCCAACCAAACCGCTCAATGACATCAATGACGAGAATGGCGAAATTGCGCTCTGCACCCTGTCAGCCTTCAACTTAGGTGCCATTGATAGCCTTGACGATTTAGAAGAGTTGGCGGTACTGGCTGTACGTGCGCTGGATGCCTTGCTCGATTATCAAGATTACCCTATTGCCGCCGCACAGCGTGGCGCGATGGGCCGCCGCACCTTAGGTATTGGGGTGATTAACTTTGCTTACTATTTGGCGAAGAATGGCGTGCGTTATTCCGATGGCAGTGCCAATAACCTGACTCACCGCACCTTCGAAGCGATTCAGTACTACTTGCTGAAAGCCTCTAACGCGTTGGCTCGTGAGCAAGGTGCCTGCCAGTGGTTCAATGAAACCACCTATTCGCAGGGTATTTTGCCGATCGATACCTATAAGAAAGATTTGGATACCATCAGCAACGAGCCACTACACTACGATTGGGAAACGCTGCGTAACGATATTAAGACTCACGGCCTGCGTAACTCCACACTGTCTGCGCTGATGCCATCTGAAACGTCTTCGCAGATCTCGAATGCCACTAATGGTATCGAGCCACCACGCGGTTACGTCAGTATCAAAGCCTCGAAAGATGGTATTTTACGCCAAGTTGTGCCTGAATATGAACGTTTGAAAGATGCTTACGAACTGCTGTGGGATATGCCAAATAATGATGGTTACCTGCAACTGGTCGGCTTAATGCAGAAATTCGTCGATCAGGCGATTTCCGCTAACACCAATTATGACCCAACCCGCTTCCCATCTGGCAAAGTGCCGATGAAGCAGTTGCTGAAAGATTTGCTGACCACCTACAAATTTGGTGTGAAGACCCTTTACTATCAAAACACCCGCGACGGTGCTGATGATGTGCAGGAAGATATTCAAAGCCAGCCGGGTGATGATGACTGTGAAGGCGGCGCATGTAAGATCTGA
- the ubiG gene encoding bifunctional 2-polyprenyl-6-hydroxyphenol methylase/3-demethylubiquinol 3-O-methyltransferase UbiG encodes MRVDNTASHQNVDEQEIAKFEAVASRWWDLEGEFKPLHRINPLRLDYILQRSGGIFDKKVLDVGCGGGILAESMAREGAHVTGLDMGYEPLQVARLHALETGTKLDYVQETVESHAQAHPQHYDVVTCMEMLEHVPDPASVIRACAQLVKPGGHVFFSTINRNTKSWLMAVVGAEYILKMVPKGTHDSKKFIRPSELISWVDQTLLRERHIIGLHYNPITDHFKLGGNVDVNYMVHTQRDSE; translated from the coding sequence ATGCGTGTAGATAACACAGCTAGCCATCAGAATGTCGACGAGCAAGAAATCGCTAAATTTGAGGCGGTTGCCTCTCGCTGGTGGGATTTAGAAGGTGAATTCAAACCTCTTCATCGCATTAACCCGCTGCGTCTTGATTACATTTTACAGCGCTCTGGCGGTATTTTTGATAAGAAAGTGCTGGATGTCGGTTGCGGTGGTGGAATTTTGGCCGAAAGCATGGCTCGGGAAGGAGCCCATGTCACCGGTCTGGACATGGGCTATGAGCCGTTGCAAGTGGCTCGCCTACATGCGCTGGAAACGGGTACCAAACTGGATTATGTGCAAGAAACAGTTGAAAGCCACGCGCAAGCGCACCCACAACACTACGATGTGGTGACCTGCATGGAGATGCTGGAACACGTGCCTGATCCCGCCTCTGTTATCCGTGCCTGCGCTCAATTGGTCAAACCCGGTGGTCACGTATTCTTCTCCACCATTAACCGCAATACCAAATCCTGGCTGATGGCCGTGGTCGGTGCAGAATATATATTGAAAATGGTTCCGAAAGGCACCCATGATTCGAAAAAATTTATTCGCCCATCAGAACTTATCAGCTGGGTTGATCAAACCCTGTTGCGTGAGCGCCACATTATCGGGCTACATTACAATCCGATAACAGATCATTTTAAGCTTGGCGGTAATGTTGATGTGAATTATATGGTGCATACTCAACGGGATAGCGAATAA